In a genomic window of Gloeocapsopsis dulcis:
- a CDS encoding antibiotic biosynthesis monooxygenase family protein, which translates to MSIDFVFESAILEVAILDVKPGLASEFETAFKTASAIIATMPGYISHELQRCLETANRYILLVRWQTLEDHTVGFRQSSQYQEWRSLLHHFYEPFPVVEHYAAVLQVVS; encoded by the coding sequence GCGATTTTAGAAGTTGCTATCCTTGATGTTAAACCTGGTTTAGCCTCTGAATTTGAAACTGCTTTCAAAACAGCTTCAGCTATTATTGCTACTATGCCAGGATACATTTCTCACGAACTTCAACGCTGCCTGGAAACTGCGAACCGTTACATTCTATTGGTACGCTGGCAAACCTTAGAAGATCACACAGTTGGATTTCGACAATCCTCTCAATATCAAGAGTGGCGTTCCTTGCTGCATCACTTCTATGAACCATTTCCAGTCGTAGAACACTACGCTGCCGTTCTACAAGTGGTAAGCTGA